A genomic region of Fusarium oxysporum Fo47 chromosome VI, complete sequence contains the following coding sequences:
- a CDS encoding heterokaryon incompatibility protein-domain-containing protein, translating to MFQYRPLEHLDSFRLLHLEPSLNHSADLKGSLHHATLSDCDYDLIEPYTALSYVWGDASQRGVIHLGGSAKEITASLDAALRDMRDKSRVCRIWADALCIDQSNNAEKGVQVTLMADEIDGVRRDLLSKSWFRRVWVFQELVLSTDVWVQCDNLRIRWHHFCKVVDTKTVVAAMLLDTLSDSIAQQGQPRNATPLEDMNSRRYGAFEAPLSSLLSCRRGIGATDPRDIVFGHLGVVSDRDRCDRFIKVDYDRDLARVSVDTARYFLDATGIESLLSHAMNPSPITAPGIPSWKFGGGDDSSYVSFGGTHHILLSAPPVLATSGFEVTRVKASSHAFSSCDVEARAQEESKAVTLELLQDIRSLTKDEAAILDLCKRAGTKYDEQGQKLFRKSFKTWVDAANAQEYPTAGPRDVQRITDALIHHVKKPETSPLSGKRLAITSSHHCALVPEESQEGDIVAILVDCYKHAVLRPKEVNNFDHLDNLITSAFEQANISDCPQGPMRARFKAVNDDDYDEWMLVWERAAQSFPIQHCLLVVEFTLLTIEHSIEVVFETQLPWDNNKKSS from the exons ATGTTTCAGTACAGACCTCTCGAGCACCTAGATTCTTTCCGACTCCTTCATCTGGAGCCTAGTCTCAACCACAGCGCAGATCTCAAGGGCTCGTTACATCACGCTACACTCTCGGATTGTGACTATGACCTGATCGAACCTTACACTGCTTTGTCCTACGTCTGGGGTGATGCAAGCCAGAGGGGCGTGATACACCTAGGTGGTAGCGCCAAGGAGATCACTGCCAGCCTGGACGCTGCTCTCCGGGACATGCGCGACAAGAGCCGAGTTTGTCGGATATGGGCAGATGCTTTGTGCATCGATCAGTCAAATAATGCTGAAAAGGGTGTGCAAGTCACGCTCATGG CGGATGAGATCGACGGTGTGAGGCGCGACCTACTATCAAAGTCATGGTTCCGTAGAGTCTGGGTTTTTCAGGAGCTCGTGCTTTCCACAGATGTCTGGGTCCAATGCGATAACCTGCGAATCCGGTGGCACCACTTTTGCAAGGTTGTCGACACCAAGACTGTCGTCGCGGCCATGTTACTTGACACGCTCTCTGATAGCATCGCTCAGCAGGGCCAGCCTCGAAACGCAACTCCCTTGGAGGACATGAACAGTAGACGATACGGTGCGTTTGAAGCACCACTATCTTCGCTTCTTTCCTGTCGGAGAGGAATCGGGGCAACTGATCCTCGAGATATCGTATTTGGTCACTTGGGTGTTGTTTCGGATCGAGATAGGTGTGATAGGTTTATCAAGGTCGATTACGATAGAGATCTTGCGCGGGTGTCGGTTGATACTGCTCGGTATTTCTTGGATGCCACAGGTATCGAGAGTCTCCTCTCGCATGCTATGAACCCTTCTCCCATTACCGCCCCCGGAATCCCGTCTTG GAAGttcggtggtggtgatgatagcTCCTACGTCTCCTTTGGAGGTACTCATCACATATTGCTATCCGCGCCACCAGTCCTAGCCACCAGCGGATTTGAGGTGACCAGGGTCAAGGCGTCAAGTCATGCATTTTCAAGCTGTGATGTTGAAGCTAGGGCTCAAGAGGAGTCCAAGGCTGTGACCCTCGAGCTGCTCCAAGACATAAG ATCCCTAACCAAAGATGAAGCAGCAATCTTGGACTTGTGCAAAAGAGCAGGGACCAAATATGACGAACAGGGGCAAAAGCTGTTCAGAAAGTCCTTCAAGACCTGGGTTGATGCGGCCAATGCTCAAGAGTATCCTACGGCTGGACCACGCGATGTCCAACGTATCACCGATGCTCTCATCCATCACGTCAAGAAGCCCGAAACAAGTCCGTTATCTGGCAAGAGACTTGCCATCACCTCAAGCCACCACTGTGCACTCGTCCCAGAGGAGTCCCAAGAAGGCGACATAGTGGCTATACTTGTTGACTGCTACAAGCACGCGGTGCTGCGGCCGAAAGAAGTGAATAATTTTGATCACCTCGATAACTTAATTACGAGCGCCTTTGAGCAAGCGAACATTTCGGATTGTCCACAAGGACCAATGAGGGCACGGTTTAAAGCCgtgaatgatgatgactaTGATGAATGGATGTTGGTTTGGGAGAGAGCTGCTCAATCTTTTCCGATTCAGCATTGTTTACTTGTAG TGGAATTCACACTGTTAACGATTGAGCATTCTATTGAGGTAGTTTTCGAGACTCAATTACCCTGGGATAACAATAAGAAATCTAGCTGA
- a CDS encoding MoaB/Mog domain-containing protein: MDGYAICSESTRLASAEHPTFFCVKGTIAAGDDSVTLPSRHTRDGPEPSFEIMTGGRFPQGELGEVFDACVKVEDTIRIAAKEPGLGTCIAISKPIPRYANRRFAGEDIQKGDLVMKKGVTIRTSHIMPLASVGIETTQVCKKPRVCIWSTGNELTSLKSHIRDVNGVYLTAASKDAGADATFGGSIPDEVDALVQTIKDRLGSSAVDVMITSGGVSVGKFDHVRQALETLGATIVFHGVAVRPGHPVLFALLSSAWGEVAFFGLPGNPGAAAACFKFLTVPYISHLLGQEPEKPVLARLENLQLGSSSRKSIMDAPNRGLNCDRFRPGVLQMTGGEGLTVHEAAGVLGPSKMAPFVQANCWIHIKANEAIETGQMVYCYPMNDSLVS, from the coding sequence ATGGATGGCTACGCAATTTGCTCAGAGAGTACAAGATTAGCTTCTGCAGAGCACCCGACTTTCTTTTGCGTCAAAGGCACAATCGCTGCTGGCGATGACTCCGTCACTCTCCCTTCGCGTCATACGCGCGATGGACCCGAGCCTTCCTTCGAGATCATGACTGGGGGACGATTTCCGCAAGGTGAACTTGGAGAGGTATTTGACGCATGCGTCAAGGTCGAAGACACTATCAGGATTGCGGCAAAAGAACCAGGGCTCGGGACGTGTATCGCCATCAGCAAGCCAATACCAAGATACGCCAATCGTCGGTTCGCTGGTGAAGACATTCAGAAGGGAGATCTAGTGATGAAGAAAGGAGTCACTATCCGGACATCACACATCATGCCCCTCGCATCTGTAGGAATTGAAACGACCCAGGTGTGCAAGAAGCCTAGAGTCTGTATCTGGTCGACCGGCAACGAATTGACCTCTCTAAAGTCTCATATCAGAGACGTCAATGGAGTATACCTGACGGCGGCGTCGAAAGACGCCGGGGCCGATGCAACCTTTGGCGGCTCAATTCCAGATGAAGTGGatgctcttgttcagaccaTAAAAGACCGATTGGGATCATCGGCGGTGGATGTCATGATTACAAGTGGAGGCGTATCCGTTGGAAAGTTCGATCACGTCCGTCAGGCACTGGAAACCCTTGGTGCAACCATCGTGTTCCACGGCGTAGCTGTCCGTCCGGGCCATCCGGTTCTCTTCGCACTACTCTCTTCTGCCTGGGGTGAGGTAGCTTTCTTTGGGTTACCCGGTAACCCCggcgcagcagcagcctgcTTCAAATTCTTGACTGTCCCGTATATAAGCCATCTTCTGGGTCAAGAGCCGGAGAAGCCTGTACTTGCGCGCTTGGAGAACCTCCAACTAGGTAGTTCATCACGGAAGAGCATTATGGATGCGCCCAACAGAGGACTCAACTGTGACAGGTTCAGACCTGGAGTTCTGCAAATGACAGGTGGCGAGGGACTTACAGTCCACGAAGCTGCTGGGGTATTGGGGCCATCTAAGATGGCGCCTTTCGTGCAGGCAAATTGTTGGATTCACATCAAGGCAaacgaggccatcgagaCGGGACAGATGGTATATTGCTATCCCATGAATGACTCTCTGGTATCCTGA
- a CDS encoding FMN-dependent dehydrogenase-domain-containing protein, with protein sequence MTRQDLTRVEVSLHKHTNDAWIIINGDVWDVTGFAETHPGGEDVVEEHHGKDASEVYNSVHGPKLAMSYFGETKLIGRVPELFRAQDQQALENPKLIKSPPPLDSIINLQDFEDAARSCLNERSWVYVSGASNDCYTASKNAEIYQSVFLRPRVCRPISQVDTSTTVLGHRFDVPIFNAPASLAMLTHPSAEVGLAKGLSASGSTIIMPTLASYSLGEVVEALPQNHPFFFQLYIPRDSLALAKLLDEIRRALPKAVMVTVDLPVFSKREANERYEMRMAKEKSESKNKKQTKQSRAASAAINPDVTWAQIQTIKEKLGIPIFVKGIQCAEDAIKALESGCEGIYISNHGGRGVDTSQPALLTLAEINMKCPQLLPRMSVFIDGGIRRGTDVFKAICLGAHGVCLGRPFFYALMYGEDGVRHLMNILRDELENAMQLCGIQRLSEAHPGLLNTKALVTMVDTGELLKMGSKL encoded by the exons ATGACTCGCCAAGACTTGACGCGAGTGGAAGTCTCTCTTCATAAACACACCAATGATGCCTGGATAATTATTAATGGAGATGTCTGGGACGTTACCGGCTTTGCCGAAACACATCCCGGAGGTGAAGATGTCGTTGAAGAGCACCACGGAAAAGACGCTTCCGAAGTCTACAATTCCGTCCACGGCCCAAAACTGGCAATGAGCTATTTTGGAGAGACAAAACTTATTGGAAGAGTCCCAGAATTGTTCCGAGCTCAGGATCAGCAGGCTTTGGAAaaccccaagctcatcaaaaGTCCTCCGCCGCTTGACTCCATCATAAACCTGCAAGACTTTGAAGATGCTGCAAGATCTTGTCTCAACGAACGATCCTGGGTATACGTTTCCGGTGCCTCAAATGACTGCTACACAGCGTCCAAGAACGCCGAGATATATCAGTCAGTCTTTCTGAGACCTCGAGTCTGTAGACCTATTAGTCAGGTGGATACAAGCACAACGGTATTGGGTCACCGTTTCGACGTCCCTATCTTCAACGCTCCCGCGTCCTTGGCTATGCTGACGCACCCGTCCGCCGAGGTTGGGTTGGCAAAGGGACTGTCTGCGTCCGGAAGCACCATCATAATGCCTACACTTGCCTCATATTCACTAGGcgaggttgttgaggctCTGCCCCAGAACCATCCTTTCTTTTTCCAACTGTACATTCCCCGAGATTCCCTAGCATTGGCCAAGCTCTTGGATGAGATTCGTCGTGCTTTACCAAAGGCTGTCATGGTAACTGTGGATCTGCCGGTCTTTAGTAAACGAGAGGCCAACGAGCGTTACGAAATGAGAATGGCGAAAGAAAAGAGTGagtcaaagaacaagaaacaGACCAAGCAGTCCCGCGCCGCCAGCGCAGCAATCAACCCGGACGTCACATGGGCCCAGATCCAAACCATCAAGGAAAAGTTGGGAATACCCATCTTTGTAAAGGGGATACAGTGTGCTGAAGACGCCATCAAAGCCTTGGAAAGCGGCTGCGAAGGAATTTACATATCGAATCACGGCGGGCGTGGTGTCGACACCTCGCAGCCAGCGCTCCTGACTCTGGCTGAGATCAACATGAAGTGTCCACAGCTCTTGCCCCGAATGAGTGTTTTCATCGATGGGGGTATTCGTCGAGGCACAGATGTTTTCAAAGCCATCTGTCTCGGTGCGCACGGTGTCTGTCTTGGCCGACCTTTCTTCTATGCTCTGATGTACGGAGAAGATGGTGTACGGCATCTGATGAACA TCTTGCGAGATGAGCTGGAAAACGCCATGCAGCTGTGTGGAATCCAACGTTTAAGTGAGGCTCACCCGGGATTACTGAATACCAAGGCCCTCGTGACCATGGT
- a CDS encoding molybdenum cofactor biosynthesis protein C gives MKSTAMKPLILAGGKSTRMGFPKHLLTMPDGRPLYQHQIEVLRKACPEAETVYISLAQDSEMDELLQNASKVSYEATPGENSIEIILDLESSQGDESKGPATGILSAYDSDPEATWLVVACDYPCITPSALQELQSRYKPPVTCFKNHEGFCEPLLGIWSPQAISHLKENCKAGKLSPSKAVRELDGHTYLPEDSEALLRNVNIKSEWEDALRSLRDEPTDNFMEEPLEAL, from the coding sequence ATGAAATCTACAGCTATGAAGCCACTCATCTTAGCGGGTGGAAAATCCACTCGAATGGGATTTCCGAAACATCTCCTGACCATGCCTGATGGCCGCCCTTtatatcaacaccaaatcGAGGTTTTACGCAAAGCATGCCCTGAGGCAGAGACTGTCTACATTTCTCTTGCTCAAGATTCGGAGATGGATGAGCTTCTACAGAACGCCAGCAAGGTTTCGTACGAAGCCACTCCAGGAGAAAATAGCATCGAGATTATTCTGGACCTGGAATCGAGTCAAGGGGATGAGTCGAAGGGGCCAGCAACGGGAATACTTTCTGCCTATGATTCAGATCCTGAGGCGACTTGGTTGGTTGTGGCCTGTGACTATCCTTGCATCACTCCATCTGCCCTTCAAGAATTACAATCACGCTACAAACCTCCTGTTACATGCTTTAAAAACCACGAAGGCTTCTGCGAGCCTCTCTTGGGAATATGGAGTCCACAAGCTATCAGCCATCTCAAGGAGAACTGCAAAGCAGGAAAACTCAGTCCCAGCAAGGCTGTTCGGGAACTTGACGGTCACACGTATCTTCCTGAAGACTCGGAAGCATTACTACGAAACGTAAACATCAAATCGGAATGGGAAGATGCGCTGAGATCACTGAGAGATGAGCCGACAGACAATTTCATGGAAGAGCCTTTGGAGGCGCTGTAA